TTAGTGCACTTAAAGATGATAGTAAGGTAGTTAATGATGTTGATGTTGACGATGACGACGATGATGAAAGTGATAGTAATGGGGACAGTGACATGGAAAATGGTTCCAAAGGACGTGACAATGGAGAATTGAGTTTTGGATTTGTCAGAAGTGGCCCACTGCAAGAAGTCTCTGCTTCAAAAAACTCAATGGAGGTACATTTTTTTACGTATCTTGATTATGAAACAGCCTTCCTACCTATTTTGTTCATGGAAAAAAGAATCTGGTGATATACTACTGCGCATGCCTTACGTGTTACCCAACTGGTCCAATTCACAGTTTTTTTGATTCATCTGAGATTGAGAAATTTGTGTTTAACATTGCGGAAATTCGTGTCATTTGGTTGTGTTGATTGCATTTTGTTTGGGAGAAAAGAGAGGTAGCCAGTAATTGAGCGCACAGggatttttttaacaattttaagaaaaaacAGATAACGCTGAATGTGCTTTTTTTTCATAACAAACTACTACAATGATGAGAAAGCCTACTTCCGAGACCCATTCAAAGCAAACCAAACCATAAATTTTATTCTGTATGAAACCTATTTGTTAATATGTGGTATAATCAAGTCCTTAAACTTACTGGCCTACTTTGAGATACCATGCTGACTGATAAttggatttttttttggttAACATATTGATTCCTACTCAATGAATGCACCAAACTCCCATAACCACGTAGGAGGTTCGAGGAGCAAACTTACATCACAGATTCGAGAAATGTTATCAGTTGACCAATCCATTAACAAAGTATTTGCAACAGATTATCCAACTTACCTGGATGAGTATCAGTGTACTAGGAAAATGATGAACCTGTTCACTTTAAATTTCTGAACAAATTCTATTAATATTTTGTTGGGATGTTGATAGTTTCGGCTAAGACTTTCTTTCGTTGTTACTTGATATTTATATCTTTATTTGCAGTTGGATAACAAAGATCCTACAAGTTCTCCAGACACTAAAATGCTTGCTGCAAGGGtagatatattatatataagtcctatgttttttttacttttttttcctTAATTGCTTGCTCCTCCAACTTCAGTGTGCTGGAAGGATGGTCATTTTTTGTGAACATAACTATTTTATGTTCTGTTTTCAAGTTAGGTTTCCATTTAATTTCTGTGTTTTGCTATTCACCTTTCTCCCCCTAGTTGTATCCCTCTGAATTTGTAATTAGTTACACAATCCTTTGGAAAGAAGTTGAAAGGATAAGCAGATAACAAGGAAGAAAACTGGTCTGTTGAGGTGGACTGCAACACTGGGCTGTTTTAAAGGAAATATATATGGGATGCTAACATTGAAATCTTATGGCAGCTGGTGTCATAGGACTCAAAGTCTAAGGTTCAAGTTGCGCTGTCTGTGTACATTGGTAAAAGTAGGGGGGAAACGCATAGACGTAATTGTGGTATTTATTTAATACATGAACTGTACGATAGTCATGTTCTGATTTGTTGGATTAAGTGAGTTCCATCTAGAAGGTATGACACCACAGTGGTCGAACTAGAATAAAGTGTCATATGGTTGCTATATAGGGATGATTTTGATTTATAAGCCAGGTCAACAATTTTTATGAAAGTAGGAAAATTTGTTTACCAGGTTTAAAAATCACATTGCCCCCTTCAACTAGCTAGAGAGACAAATATGAGTATAATGCATTTTAATATCTGTTTATCTGGTATGAGCCCACAATGAAAGAGGTTTAGTAggttgaataaatatatgttacCTAGGAAAGAACTGATTTGGTCTAGCGTCATATTTCAATATACCTTTTGCACTATGAATCAGGTCCCTTCTGTTTTTATAATTCTCTAACACCAGTTGCTTAATAATTCTACTTCTTGAATAATACATTTTTCCATACGTGTTTGCAGGTAATTTTACAAAATCCAAGTCAAAATTCTTTTTCCTTCCAAGGGGAAGCAAGGGGAATCAGTAAATCTGCCCCTCTCTTTCCTGCTAAGAAATTTGACCAGGTCGAGCGGACACAATTGCGACCTTCAGCATCCCGTAAGTTCATTTCTTATGTGCTTCCCACTCCTGACGAAGCAAAGAGTGTAGCTTCTAGGAAATTTGATAATGAAGCTTCCCAGACCAGAGAACCAACCATGAACCTGTGGCATTCGTCTCCTTTAGAGAAAAACAAGTACGAAAAATTTGGTGCAAATGAGAAATTATCTGGGCCAATCATTTTAGACACACATTCAGTACTCAAAGAGAGTAACAACAGAAAGCCAAGCCCGTTACCCCCTCCATTATCAGAAGGTCTCTTGTTTAAACAGGATGATCCTAGTATTGCATCCTATGCTAAGAAAGTCAAAAGACAAGCTTTCTCTGGTCCATTAACAGACAAGCCTTGGACTGCCAGCGGCCCAAATCTCTCTGCCAGTGGTCCAATTGCCTCATCAAGATATCCCCCGCCTTTTTCAGGTTCTTTACTGCGTACCCCATTCCCACTCCCAGCATCGACCCCTAAATTTTCTTCACGAGCTACACCTACTTTTGTATCATCCCCTAAAATTAGTGAGCTGCATGAGCTTCCTCGCCCCCCTTCTCATTTAGCTCCTAAAAGAACTGCAGACCGTATTACTCATTCGGGTCCCATAATGTCCAAAAGGTATGAACTGTCCAATGCACGATTAGTGACTACTTCAGCAGCATCAGCGCATCCAATGCCACCGCTAACACTACCTCGCAGCTACTCTATTCCTGCTGGAGGTTCAATGGAAATGGCATTGCGTGTTCCTTTAGAAGGTTCTCAAAACTCCAAGATAACAGATGTTTCTTCACCTCCTTTGACACCGGTCGACTCTCCGAGAATGTAGATTATTAGCCAGCGCTAATAGTTGAAGGTAATGCAATCAAATTATTGAGATAGAGCAAGTTAAAAATGAAAAAAGCTTTCTTAaggcttttatttatttattttatgaaacttgaggatttttttTAGGCTAATTTGGATGTGTTGTTGATGTACTCTAATTCATTTGTCGTGCAGCTGTGCGATTTGATGCTGATTTGAGACTAGATTTCCTAGGAAAGTTTC
This genomic interval from Primulina eburnea isolate SZY01 chromosome 16, ASM2296580v1, whole genome shotgun sequence contains the following:
- the LOC140815907 gene encoding uncharacterized protein At2g33490-like isoform X2, producing the protein MKTSLKKLQKFAALRHEKRAQKKHQSLADDELARATQDMIDMRECYDRLLSAAAATANSVYESLREMGDCLLEKTALSDDEESGKVLLMLGKGQFELQKLVDSYRSHIVQTITVPSESLLNELHIVEEMKRQCDEKREIYEELMKKQKEKGKLRNNKGEFYNSHQLQEASDEYDEEANIFVFRMKSLKQGQSRSLLTQASRHHAAQLCFFKKAVRSLEAIEPHVRLVAEQQHIDYQFSALKDDSKVVNDVDVDDDDDDESDSNGDSDMENGSKGRDNGELSFGFVRSGPLQEVSASKNSMELDNKDPTSSPDTKMLAARVILQNPSQNSFSFQGEARGISKSAPLFPAKKFDQVERTQLRPSASRKFISYVLPTPDEAKSVASRKFDNEASQTREPTMNLWHSSPLEKNKYEKFGANEKLSGPIILDTHSVLKESNNRKPSPLPPPLSEGLLFKQDDPSIASYAKKVKRQAFSGPLTDKPWTASGPNLSASGPIASSRYPPPFSGSLLRTPFPLPASTPKFSSRATPTFVSSPKISELHELPRPPSHLAPKRTADRITHSGPIMSKRYELSNARLVTTSAASAHPMPPLTLPRSYSIPAGGSMEMALRVPLEGSQNSKITDVSSPPLTPVDSPRM
- the LOC140815907 gene encoding uncharacterized protein At2g33490-like isoform X1, coding for MKTSLKKLQKFAALRHEKRAQKKHQSLADDELARATQDMIDMRECYDRLLSAAAATANSVYEFSESLREMGDCLLEKTALSDDEESGKVLLMLGKGQFELQKLVDSYRSHIVQTITVPSESLLNELHIVEEMKRQCDEKREIYEELMKKQKEKGKLRNNKGEFYNSHQLQEASDEYDEEANIFVFRMKSLKQGQSRSLLTQASRHHAAQLCFFKKAVRSLEAIEPHVRLVAEQQHIDYQFSALKDDSKVVNDVDVDDDDDDESDSNGDSDMENGSKGRDNGELSFGFVRSGPLQEVSASKNSMELDNKDPTSSPDTKMLAARVILQNPSQNSFSFQGEARGISKSAPLFPAKKFDQVERTQLRPSASRKFISYVLPTPDEAKSVASRKFDNEASQTREPTMNLWHSSPLEKNKYEKFGANEKLSGPIILDTHSVLKESNNRKPSPLPPPLSEGLLFKQDDPSIASYAKKVKRQAFSGPLTDKPWTASGPNLSASGPIASSRYPPPFSGSLLRTPFPLPASTPKFSSRATPTFVSSPKISELHELPRPPSHLAPKRTADRITHSGPIMSKRYELSNARLVTTSAASAHPMPPLTLPRSYSIPAGGSMEMALRVPLEGSQNSKITDVSSPPLTPVDSPRM
- the LOC140815907 gene encoding uncharacterized protein At2g33490-like isoform X3; translated protein: MKTSLKKLQKFAALRHEKRAQKKHQSLADDELARATQDMIDMRECYDRLLSAAAATANSVYEFSESLREMGDCLLEKTALSDDEESGKVLLMLGKGQFELQKLVDSYRSHIVQTITVPSESLLNELHIVEEMKRQCDEKREIYEELMKKQKEKGKLRNNKGEFYNSHQLQEASDEYDEEANIFVFRMKSLKQGQSRSLLTQASRHHAAQLCFFKKAVRSLEAIEPHVRLVAEQQHIDYQFSALKDDSKVVNDVDVDDDDDDESDSNGDSDMENGSKGRDNGELSFGFVRSGPLQEVSASKNSMEVILQNPSQNSFSFQGEARGISKSAPLFPAKKFDQVERTQLRPSASRKFISYVLPTPDEAKSVASRKFDNEASQTREPTMNLWHSSPLEKNKYEKFGANEKLSGPIILDTHSVLKESNNRKPSPLPPPLSEGLLFKQDDPSIASYAKKVKRQAFSGPLTDKPWTASGPNLSASGPIASSRYPPPFSGSLLRTPFPLPASTPKFSSRATPTFVSSPKISELHELPRPPSHLAPKRTADRITHSGPIMSKRYELSNARLVTTSAASAHPMPPLTLPRSYSIPAGGSMEMALRVPLEGSQNSKITDVSSPPLTPVDSPRM